A region from the Rosa rugosa chromosome 6, drRosRugo1.1, whole genome shotgun sequence genome encodes:
- the LOC133716052 gene encoding BAHD acyltransferase DCR, whose amino-acid sequence MASETPKVKLTGKTHVKPNKKLGKKDHCQLVTFDLPYLAFYYNQKLLFYKGSDFEDMVKKLKEGLGVVLVDFYQLAGRLGKDEEGVFRVEYDDDVEGVEVVEAVAEEISIADLEVEEGTSSLKELIPYSLVLNLEGMQRALLAVQLTKLKDGIAIGCAFNHAILDGTATWHFMSSWAEICNGCPTISTRPFLERTKVRDTRVKLDLSPPPSNGNGTANGASSNGNASPQLRERVFKFSESAIDKIKSTVNANPPSDGSKPFSTFQSLSVHIWRHVTKARSLKPEDYTVFTVFADCRKRVDPPMPDSYFGNLIQAIFTVTAAGLLSGNPPEFGAGVIQKAIESHNANAIEQRNKEWESAPKIFEFKDAGVNCVAVGSSPRFKVYEVDFGWGKPEGVRSGSNNRFDGMVYLYQGKSGGRSIDVEISLEAGAMEKLEQDKEFLLPLV is encoded by the exons ATGGCTTCAGAAACTCCCAAGGTGAAACTCACCGGAAAAACCCATGTGAAGCCGAACAAGAAGCTCGGGAAGAAGGATCATTGCCAGCTGGTCACCTTCgacctcccctacctggccttTTACTACAACCAGAAGTTACTGTTTTACAAGGGCAGTGACTTCGAGGACATGGTGAAGAAGCTCAAGGAGGGCCTTGGGGTGGTTCTGGTCGATTTTTACCAGCTGGCCGGGAGGCTCGGGAAAGACGAGGAGGGAGTGTTTAGGGTTGAGTATGATGATGACGTGGAGGGCGTGGAGGTTGTGGAGGCTGTGGCGGAGGAGATTAGCATAGCTGATCTGGAGGTTGAAGAAGGAACTAGCTCTCTGAAGGAGTTGATTCCTTATAGTCTGGTCTTGAACTTGGAGGGCATGCAGAGGGCTTTGTTAGCTGTTCAG CTAACCAAGCTGAAAGATGGAATCGCAATAGGGTGCGCCTTCAACCATGCGATCCTTGACGGCACCGCCACGTGGCACTTCATGAGCTCCTGGGCCGAGATCTGCAACGGGTGCCCCACCATTTCGACCCGGCCCTTCCTCGAACGCACCAAGGTCCGAGACACGCGGGTGAAGCTCGACCTCTCTCCGCCTCCATCCAACGGCAACGGAACCGCCAACGGCGCCTCATCCAACGGCAACGCATCCCCACAGCTCAGGGAGCGCGTCTTCAAATTCTCCGAATCCGCCATCGACAAGATCAAGTCAACAGTCAACGCCAACCCCCCATCCGACGGCTCAAAGCCGTTCTCCACCTTCCAGTCCCTCTCCGTCCACATCTGGCGCCACGTCACCAAGGCGCGAAGCCTCAAGCCGGAGGACTACACCGTCTTCACCGTCTTCGCCGACTGCCGGAAAAGGGTCGACCCGCCAATGCCGGACAGCTACTTCGGCAACCTCATCCAGGCAATCTTCACCGTCACCGCCGCCGGACTTCTCTCCGGCAACCCGCCGGAGTTCGGCGCGGGCGTGATTCAGAAAGCCATTGAGTCCCACAATGCCAATGCCATTGAACAGAGGAACAAGGAATGGGAGAGTGCCCCGAAGATCTTCGAGTTCAAGGACGCCGGAGTGAACTGCGTGGCGGTGGGGAGCTCGCCGAGGTTCAAGGTTTATGAGGTGGATTTCGGGTGGGGAAAACCCGAGGGGGTGCGAAGCGGGTCGAATAATAGGTTCGATGGGATGGTTTACTTGTACCAGGGGAAGAGTGGAGGGAGGAGCATTGATGTGGAGATAAGCTTGGAGGCTGGAGCTATGGAGAAGCTAGAGCAAGACAAGgagtttcttcttcctctggttTGA